In Triticum urartu cultivar G1812 chromosome 6, Tu2.1, whole genome shotgun sequence, the following proteins share a genomic window:
- the LOC125512623 gene encoding WAT1-related protein At1g44800-like, which produces MGMGWKVLNDVKPYLAMVLLQVGFAGMYIIAVASLKAGMSHFVLVVYRNLVATAVMTPFALYFERGLRPKMTITIFIKVMGLAFLEPVMDQNLYFMGAKLTSAGFATALVNILPAVTFVLALILRMEKVRLRSLHSQAKIAGTVLTVAGAVLMVLYHGPIVQFPWTKGQHHAIASGQGAGGAAAARDWLNGTIMVIIACVAWACFFILQSNTLRSYPAELSLTVLICGMGSLMSGAIALVAERANTQAWVIGFDTRLFTAVYAGIVCSGVAYYVQGIVSRQRGPVFVTAFNPLCMIVTAVMGSIILKEEINLGSVIGAAIIVGGLYFLIWGKSKDEINKVSDVSVKGAGELPLTSVTNDHGHGKQHELGNSNGSHVLDVETPTTNGHY; this is translated from the exons atggGCATGGGGTGGAAAGTTCTGAACGATGTGAAGCCATACCTGGCGATGGTGCTGCTGCAGGTGGGGTTCGCCGGCATGTACATCATCGCCGTGGCGTCCCTCAAGGCCGGGATGAGCCACTTCGTCCTCGTCGTCTACCGTAATCTGGTCGCCACCGCCGTCATGACGCCCTTCGCCCTCTACTTCGAGAG GGGACTGAGGCCAAAGATGACAATCACCATCTTCATCAAGGTCATGGGGCTCGCATTCCTCGA GCCCGTCATGGACCAGAACCTGTACTTCATGGGCGCGAAGCTGACCTCGGCGGGATTCGCGACGGCGCTCGTCAACATCCTCCCGGCCGTCACATTCGTGCTGGCCCTCATCCTGCGCATGGAGAAGGTGCGGCTGCGGAGTCTGCACAGTCAAGCCAAGATCGCCGGCACGGTCCTCACGGTGGCCGGCGCCGTGCTGATGGTCCTGTACCACGGCCCCATCGTGCAGTTCCCGTGGACCAAGGGCCAGCACCACGCCATCGCCAGTGGCCAGGGCGCCGGCGGCGCGGCCGCCGCGCGGGACTGGCTGAACGGGACTATCATGGTCATCATCGCCTGCGTGGCCTGGGCGTGCTTCTTCATCCTCCAGTCCAACACCCTCCGGAGCTACCCGGCGGAGCTGTCGCTCACCGTGCTCATCTGCGGCATGGGATCCCTCATGAGCGGCGCCATTGCCCTCGTCGCCGAGCGCGCTAACACTCAGGCGTGGGTCATCGGCTTCGACACCCGCCTCTTCACTGCCGTCTACGCCGGCATAGTGTGCTCCGGTGTGGCTTACTACGTGCAGGGCATCGTGTCGAGGCAAAGGGGTCCTGTGTTCGTGACGGCCTTCAACCCACTCTGCATGATCGTAACCGCCGTCATGGGCTCCATCATTCTCAAGGAGGAGATCAATCTCGGAAG TGTGATTGGTGCAGCCATCATCGTGGGAGGCCTCTACTTTCTCATCTGGGGCAAGAGCAAGGACGAGATCAACAAAGTCTCCGACGTCAGCGTCAAGGGCGCCGGCGAGCTGCCCTTAACCTCGGTGACCAACGATCACGGCCACGGCAAGCAGCACGAGCTCGGCAACAGCAATGGAAGCCATGTCTTGGACGTCGAGACGCCTACGACCAATGGCCACTACTAG